A genomic window from Triticum urartu cultivar G1812 chromosome 7, Tu2.1, whole genome shotgun sequence includes:
- the LOC125525017 gene encoding CASP-like protein 2C3, producing the protein MDAAAQAGRRRPSEVRAEGLMRGACAVLALASALLMGLDTQTETVLLIRKKATVKDVHALWVLTAAAGAAAGYHLLHLLRCLYLGRFTHNPCRNSKALAWAFLLLDKGCAYVTFAATVAAAQACLIALDGAQALQWNKVCNIFTRFCQQVAGSLVCGGLAAAGTAVLSALSARNLFRLYPSLSHPHPHPHPHRSSSTK; encoded by the exons ATGGACGCGGCGGCGCaggcggggaggaggaggccgtcgGAGGTGAGGGCCGAGGGCCTGATGCGGGGCGCGTGCGCGGTGCTGGCGCTGGCGTCGGCGCTGCTGATGGGGCTGGACACGCAGACGGAGACCGTGCTGCTCATCAGGAAGAAGGCCACCGTCAAGGACGTCCACGCTCTCTG GGTGCtgacggcggcggccggcgcggcggcggggtaCCACCTGCTGCACCTGCTCCGGTGCCTCTACCTCGGCCGCTTCACCCACAACCCCTGCCGCAACAGCAAGGCCCTGGCGTGGGCTTTCCTCCTCCTCGACAAG GGGTGCGCGTACGTGACGTTCgcggcgacggtggcggcggcgcaggcgtGCCTGATCGCGCTGGACGGCGCGCAGGCGCTGCAGTGGAACAAGGTCTGCAACATCTTCACCCGCTTCTGCCAGCAGGTCGCCGGGAGCCTCGTCTGCGGCGGgctcgccgccgccggcaccgCCGTCCTCTCCGCGCTCTCCGCCCGCAACCTCTTCCGCCTCTACCCCTCGCTCTCCCACCCGCACCCGCACCCGCACCCGCACCGCTCCTCCTCCACAAAGTAG
- the LOC125525016 gene encoding 4-coumarate--CoA ligase 4-like, whose protein sequence is MGSVAADAPAATETVFRSRLPDIEIPAHLTLQDYCFERLPEVAARPCLIDGQTGAVHTYAEVSELSRRCAAGLRRLGVGKGDVVMNLLRNCPEFAFVFLGAARLGAATTTANPFCTPHEIHRQASAAGARLIVTEACAVDKVRAFAAERGIPVVTVDGPASDDGGCLAFDEALLPAEPLAADEQVDPDDVVALPYSSGTTGLPKGVMLTHRSLVTSVAQQVDGENPNLYFGPNDVLLCVLPLFHIYSLNSVLLAGLRAGCAIVIMRKFDHGALVRLVRAHAVTVAPFVPPIVVEIAKSDRVTAADLASIRMVMSGAAPMGKDLQDAFMAKIPNAVLGQGYGMTEAGPVLSMCLAFAKEPFGVKSGSCGTVVRNAELKIVDPDTGASLGRNLPGEICIRGNQIMKGYLNDPESTKNTIDKDGWLHTGDIGYVDDDDEIFIVDRLKEIIKYKGFQVPPAELEALLITHAEIKDAAVVSMQDELTGEVPVAFIVRIEGSEISESEIKQFVAKEVVFYKRIHKVFFADSVPKSPAGKILRKDLRAKLAAGIPGSESTQSKS, encoded by the exons ATGGGCTCCGTGGCGGCGGACGCGccggcggcgacggagacggTGTTCCGGTCCAGGCTGCCGGACATCGAGATCCCGGCGCACCTCACGCTCCAGGACTACTGCTTCGAGCGGCTGCCGGAGGTGGCCGCCCGGCCCTGCCTCATCGACGGGCAGACGGGCGCCGTGCACACCTACGCGGAGGTGTCAGAGCTCTCCCGCCGCTGCGCGGCGGGGCTGCGGCGGCTCGGCGTGGGGAAGGGCGACGTGGTCATGAACCTGCTCCGCAACTGCCCGGAGTTCGCCTTCGTGTTCCTCGGCGCGGCCCGGCTgggcgccgccaccaccaccgccaaCCCGTTCTGCACGCCGCACGAGATCCACCGCCAGGCGAGCGCGGCCGGGGCGCGGCTGATCGTCACCGAGGCCTGCGCCGTCGACAAGGTGCGCGCCTTCGCCGCCGAGCGCGGGATCCCCGTGGTCACCGTCGACGGGCCGGCCTCCGACGACGGCGGCTGCCTCGCGTTCGACGAGGCCCTGCTGCCCGCGGAGCCGCTCGCCGCCGACGAGCAGGTCGACCCCGACGACGTGGTGGCCCTCCCCTACTCGTCCGGCACCACGGGGCTGCCCAAGGGCGTCATGCTCACCCACCGCAGCCTCGTCACCAGCGTCGCGCAGCAG GTGGACGGGGAGAACCCGAACTTGTATTTCGGCCCGAATGACGTGCTGCTGTGCGTGCTGCCGCTGTTCCACATCTACTCGCTCAACTCGGTGCTGCTGGCGGGGCTGCGCGCCGGGTGCGCGATCGTGATCATGCGCAAGTTCGACCACGGCGCGCTGGTGCGCCTGGTGCGCGCGCACGCGGTCACCGTGGCGCCCTTCGTGCCGCCCATCGTCGTCGAGATCGCCAAGAGCGACCGGGTGACGGCCGCCGACCTCGCGTCCATCCGCATGGTCATGTCCGGCGCGGCCCCCATGGGCAAGGACCTCCAGGACGCCTTCATGGCCAAGATCCCCAACGCCGTGCTCGGGCAG GGGTACGGGATGACGGAGGCCGGGCCGGTGCTGTCCATGTGCCTGGCGTTCGCCAAGGAGCCGTTCGGGGTCAAGTCGGGGTCGTGCGGCACGGTGGTGCGGAACGCGGAGCTCAAGATCGTGGACCCCGACACCGGCGCCTCCCTCGGCCGCAACCTGCCGGGGGAGATCTGCATCCGCGGCAACCAGATCATGAAAG GTTACCTAAATGACCCAGAGTCCACAAAGAACACCATTGACAAGGACGGTTGGCTGCATACTGGAGACATTGGCTATGTCGATGATGACGACGAGATCTTCATTGTCGACAGGCTCAAGGAGATAATCAAATACAAGGGATTCCAAGTACCTCCTGCGGAACTCGAAGCCCTTCTCATCACACACGCCGAAATCAAAGATGCTGCTGTCGTATC GATGCAAGATGAACTTACTGGTGAAGTTCCAGTTGCATTCATTGTGCGGATTGAAGGCTCTGAGATCAGCGAGAGCGAGATCAAGCAGTTCGTTGCAAAAGAG GTCGTTTTCTACAAGAGGATCCACAAAGTTTTCTTCGCTGACTCGGTTCCGAAGAGTCCTGCTGGCAAGATCCTCAGGAAGGACCTGAGAGCAAAGCTTGCTGCAGGCATCCCAGGCAGTGAAAGCACACAGTCCAAAAGCTGA